One Castanea sativa cultivar Marrone di Chiusa Pesio chromosome 4, ASM4071231v1 DNA window includes the following coding sequences:
- the LOC142632701 gene encoding uncharacterized protein LOC142632701, whose amino-acid sequence MEPMNTELGYPSMLPVSSEGRKGGLALIWATEVVADTQTYSLNHIDANICTQNSPSWRLTGVCGRPEEERKVETWRLIRHLNARGTLPWLCLGNFNEILSSDEKKGGNPKQVTAMLAFQHTLLQCGLVDLGFRGYRFTWRNGQHRATFVEERLDRFVATLEWKNMFPKAIAPPCRVLFRS is encoded by the coding sequence ATGGAACCTATGAATACTGAGTTGGGCTACCCCTCCATGCTACCTGTATCAAGtgaaggaagaaaaggaggTTTGGCTTTGATATGGGCTACCGAGGTGGTTGCCGACACACAAACCTATTCTCTGAACCACATAGATGCCAATATATGTACACAAAACTCACCTTCATGGAGGTTAACTGGGGTTTGTGGACGTCCAGAGGAGGAGCGAAAGGTTGAAACTTGGAGGCTTATACGACACCTCAATGCACGTGGGACATTACCATGGTTATGCCTAGGAAACTTTAACGAGATTTTGTCCTCCGATGAGAAAAAGGGTGGCAATCCTAAACAAGTAACAGCTATGTTAGCATTTCAGCACACTCTTCTTCAATGTGGGCTAGTTGATCTTGGTTTTAGGGGCTATCGGTTCACTTGGAGGAATGGTCAGCATAGGGCAACGTTTGTGGAGGAGAGATTGGATAGGTTTGTTGCCACACTGGAGTGGAAAAATATGTTTCCTAAGGCCATAGCACCACCTTGCCGTGTCTTATTCCGATCATGA
- the LOC142633136 gene encoding cytochrome P450 CYP736A12-like, which translates to MSPLTLAIFLLLSIWIFMHILSWPKDPKKEPKLPPGPRSLPIIGNLHMLGSLPHRALHSLAKKYGPIMSLRLGHVPTIVVSSPQAAELFLKTHDTIFASRPKLQVSDYLSYGTKGMAFTEYGSYWRNIRKLCTLQLLGVSKIDSFAPMRKAEVGSLVQSLKKAAAAHEVVDLSGKVCELNEETTCRMIFGRSSDGRFDLKTLIEEALSLVGAFNLADYVPYLGALDLQGLTRSMKKCSKALDIVLENIIEEHEKIPSSGQQDRETDFIDTLLSLMKQPMNPHDKQEYIIDRTNIKAIILDMISGAYDTSAAAIEWTFSELLRYPRVMKHVQEELERVVGMNRMVEETDLAKLPYLDMVVKESLRLHPVGPLLVPHESMEDIEVSGYYVPKKSRIIINFWAIGRDPCVWSDNVEEFYPERFINSNIDLKGHDFQLIPFGSGRRGCPGMHLGLTTVKYVLAQLLHCFQWVLPSGMLPNDLDMSEKFGLSMRRAKHLSAMPTYRLLG; encoded by the exons ATGTCTCCTTTGACATTAGCTATTTTCCTTCTACTATCCATCTGGATATTCATGCACATCCTATCTTGGCCAAAGGACCCCAAAAAAGAGCCTAAACTCCCACCGGGCCCTCGTTCCTTACCAATCATCGGTAACCTTCACATGCTAGGTAGTCTCCCACACCGTGCCCTCCATAGCTTAGCCAAAAAATATGGACCCATCATGTCATTACGGCTTGGCCATGTACCAACTATTGTGGTCTCGTCTCCCCAAGCTGCTGAGCTATTTTTAAAGACCCATGACACTATCTTTGCTAGCCGACCTAAACTCCAAGTCTCTGACTACTTGTCTTATGGTACCAAGGGCATGGCCTTCACCGAGTATGGTTCATATTGGCGCAACATTAGGAAACTATGTACGTTGCAACTTCTTggtgtttcaaaaatagattcaTTTGCACCTATGAGGAAGGCGGAAGTAGGATCGCTGGTGCAGTCACTGAAAAAAGCCGCGGCGGCACACGAGGTCGTGGACCTTAGTGGGAAAGTGTGCGAGCTTAATGAGGAAACTACATGTAGAATGATATTTGGGCGCAGTAGTGATGGTAGATTCGACTTGAAAACGCTTATTGAGGAGGCCTTGAGCTTGGTGGGGGCTTTCAATCTAGCTGATTATGTGCCTTACCTTGGGGCACTTGATCTACAG GGATTAACACGAAGCATGAAGAAATGTAGCAAGGCTTTGGACATAGTCTTGGAGAATATCATTGAGGAGCATGAAAAAATTCCTAGTAGTGGTCAACAAGATCGTGAAACAGACTTTATAGACACGCTGCTTTCTTTGATGAAGCAACCCATGAATCCTCATGATAAGCAAGAATACATTATTGATCGAACAAATATCAAGGCTATCATACTAGACATGATTTCGGGTGCATATGACACTTCAGCTGCTGCAATTGAGTGGACCTTTTCTGAACTCTTGAGGTATCCACGAGTGATGAAGCATGTACAGGAGGAGCTAGAACGTGTAGTTGGAATGAATCGGATGGTGGAGGAGACTGATTTGGCAAAATTACCATACTTGGATATGGTGGTGAAGGAAAGCTTAAGACTTCATCCTGTTGGACCATTACTAGTCCCACATGAATCCATGGAGGACATTGAGGTCAGTGGATATTATGTCCCCAAAAAATCacgaataataataaatttttgggCTATTGGACGAGATCCTTGTGTGTGGTCTGATAATGTGGAAGAATTTTACCCTGAAAGGttcataaatagtaatatagacCTCAAAGGACATGACTTCCAGCTTATTCCATTTGGGTCTGGTCGCAGAGGGTGCCCTGGAATGCATCTAGGCCTTACAACCGTTAAGTATGTTCTAGCTCAATTGCTACATTGCTTTCAGTGGGTGCTCCCAAGTGGCATGTTGCCTAATGACTTGGACATGAGTGAGAAGTTTGGGCTATCAATGCGAAGAGCCAAGCACTTGTCTGCCATGCCAACTTATCGCCTACTTGGTTAA